The DNA region GAATGATATCCAATCCTTCAACAGACAATATTTCATCGAGATTTTGAATGCCAACTAGATCTTCTACCATACAAATTACAAGAGTTTCGTTATTAGCAAATTCAAAGGGGTCTCCTTCAATATTTAACGTCCATCTACCGGGTGCAAATCCACGTTTCCCTAAAGGTGCATATTTTACAGAATTTACAACCCTAATTGCTTCTTCTTTAGTATTTATATGTGGAACGATTACTCCTGCAGCACCTCGGTCCATATAACGAAGTATTATATGTGGCTCATTTGAAGGTACTCGAACAAGAGGAGTTATCCCGACAACTTCAGCAGCTCTGATCATATTTTCTGCGATCTCTTCATTCATTGGTCCATGTTCACAATCTATAACTATGAAATCTAAATTTGCTTGACCTGCTATTTCTGATATAGAAGCGGCAGGAATATTGCAAATATATCCAAATACAGCTTGATTATTCTTAAGTTTTTCTTTAGTTTTGTTCTTATACATATTCTATCCTTTTAATACTATTAATATTTTTAATATACTATTTTACAACTAATATATAACAATTAAACTTATGGAAATCTATCCAAACATACATAATATTGTATCTGAAAATAAAACAGGGCAGGGAATTACTAATGCTTATTTGGTAACTGGTATCACAGGGTCTGTTTTAATTGATACTGGATGGAAAAGTGATGAACAATCAGAACGAATAATAAGTTACATTGATCAGTTAGGTTGCGCTTCATTAAAATATATAATCATAACTCATCGACATCCACCTCATTGGGGAAATGCAGAATTTGTAAAAAGGCACAATGATGCAGCTATTATTTCTACTGAGATAGAAGCCCCATATATTAATGATTATTTTGAAA from SAR202 cluster bacterium includes:
- a CDS encoding siderophore biosynthesis protein SbnG; translation: MYKNKTKEKLKNNQAVFGYICNIPAASISEIAGQANLDFIVIDCEHGPMNEEIAENMIRAAEVVGITPLVRVPSNEPHIILRYMDRGAAGVIVPHINTKEEAIRVVNSVKYAPLGKRGFAPGRWTLNIEGDPFEFANNETLVICMVEDLVGIQNLDEILSVEGLDIIHIGAGDIAQEMGFIGDTKNPQVVNTIHEMIQKIYNSGKTAGTGGIQVTDYENINKTIELGARFLTLSTSGLLLQGTKTFLSNIK